In a single window of the bacterium genome:
- the rpsH gene encoding 30S ribosomal protein S8 — MTDPIADMLTRIRNAVTARHEVVEIPASKMKIAVAELLKEEGFIKDFHVVDYKNQGKILVTLKYRGKNQSCIVGLRRLSKPGCRRYVGYQEIQPVLNGLGVAILSTPKGVLTDKKARELKVGGELLLSIW, encoded by the coding sequence ATGACTGATCCCATCGCAGACATGCTCACCCGAATCCGAAACGCCGTGACGGCGCGTCACGAAGTCGTGGAGATCCCGGCTTCAAAGATGAAGATCGCCGTTGCCGAGCTGCTCAAGGAAGAGGGCTTCATCAAGGATTTTCACGTGGTCGACTACAAGAACCAAGGCAAAATCTTGGTCACCTTGAAGTACCGCGGCAAGAACCAATCTTGCATCGTCGGCCTCCGCCGATTGAGCAAGCCCGGTTGCCGCCGTTACGTCGGCTATCAAGAGATTCAACCGGTCCTGAACGGCTTGGGAGTCGCGATTCTCTCGACTCCCAAGGGCGTGCTGACCGACAAGAAAGCCCGCGAGTTGAAAGTGGGCGGCGAACTCCTTTTAAGCATCTGGTAG